The following proteins come from a genomic window of Myxococcota bacterium:
- a CDS encoding PQQ-dependent sugar dehydrogenase — protein sequence MRVAARVALGAVCLGVASFAACQWVLPERFAVNAPMLNTLFGIGGGVPPAAVVDERFRAPAGFQVSLYAAVPRARLLHFTPAGDLLVSAPRTNQVWLLERDRDGDGRPDAVRALDLELDRPHGLAVFEGALYVAEGTRIRHVDFDVDRGVATGAMTTLVDGLPDGGNHWTRTLGIGPDRGLYVTVGSSCNVCEEEDERRAAMLRYELDGSGYELYATGLRNAVDFGWHPATGALYATDNGRDLLGDDFPPCELDRIVRGGFYGWPYVNGDGVADPDFGGARPDLAARAIPPAHAFRAHNAPLGIGFAHGASTPPGYAGAAFVALHGSWNRTRKDGYRVVSLHWRDDGTIEERPFLDGFEAGGEVIGRPVDAEPGPDGAVYVSDDYAGAVWRVAPDDRAARAAPAGDAPRALDASAAGTATRALAALGTAERAELSARGAALYERHACASCHEAERAAPGVVSVPLHDLSTRYDIDALAASFESPTPPMPVFDLDASERRALAVYLLSRETAEPGRPGDAR from the coding sequence ATGAGGGTTGCCGCTCGCGTCGCGCTCGGCGCGGTGTGTCTCGGTGTCGCGTCCTTCGCGGCGTGCCAGTGGGTCCTGCCCGAGCGCTTCGCGGTCAACGCGCCGATGCTCAACACGCTCTTCGGGATCGGCGGCGGCGTACCCCCCGCCGCGGTGGTCGACGAGCGGTTCCGCGCGCCGGCCGGCTTCCAGGTCTCGCTGTACGCGGCGGTCCCGCGCGCGCGCCTGCTCCACTTCACGCCGGCGGGCGACCTGCTCGTCTCGGCGCCGCGCACGAACCAGGTCTGGCTGCTCGAGCGCGACCGCGACGGCGACGGACGGCCCGACGCCGTGCGCGCACTCGACCTCGAGCTCGACCGGCCGCACGGTCTCGCTGTCTTCGAGGGCGCGCTCTACGTCGCCGAGGGCACGCGCATTCGGCACGTCGACTTCGACGTCGACCGCGGCGTCGCGACGGGCGCGATGACGACCCTCGTCGACGGGCTGCCCGACGGCGGCAATCACTGGACGCGCACGCTCGGCATCGGGCCCGACCGCGGCCTGTACGTCACCGTCGGCTCGAGCTGCAACGTGTGCGAAGAAGAGGACGAGCGCCGCGCCGCGATGCTCCGCTACGAGCTCGACGGCAGCGGGTACGAGCTCTACGCGACGGGCCTGCGCAACGCCGTCGACTTCGGCTGGCATCCGGCGACGGGCGCGCTCTACGCCACCGACAACGGCCGCGACCTCCTCGGCGACGACTTCCCACCCTGCGAGCTCGACCGCATCGTGCGCGGCGGCTTCTACGGCTGGCCCTACGTCAACGGCGACGGCGTCGCGGACCCCGACTTCGGCGGCGCCCGCCCCGACCTCGCGGCCCGCGCCATTCCGCCGGCCCACGCGTTCCGCGCGCACAACGCCCCGCTCGGGATCGGCTTCGCCCACGGCGCGTCGACGCCGCCGGGCTACGCGGGCGCGGCGTTCGTCGCGCTCCACGGCTCCTGGAATCGCACGCGCAAGGACGGGTACCGCGTCGTCTCGCTCCACTGGCGCGACGACGGGACGATCGAGGAGCGCCCGTTCCTCGACGGCTTCGAGGCGGGCGGCGAAGTGATCGGCCGGCCCGTCGATGCCGAGCCGGGCCCCGACGGCGCCGTCTACGTGAGTGACGACTACGCCGGCGCCGTCTGGCGCGTCGCGCCCGACGACCGCGCCGCGCGCGCCGCGCCGGCGGGCGACGCGCCTCGGGCGCTCGACGCGTCGGCGGCCGGGACGGCGACCCGCGCGCTCGCGGCGCTCGGCACCGCGGAACGGGCCGAGCTCTCGGCGCGCGGCGCCGCGCTCTACGAGCGCCACGCGTGCGCGAGCTGTCACGAGGCGGAACGCGCCGCTCCGGGCGTCGTGTCCGTGCCGCTGCACGACCTCTCGACGCGCTACGACATCGACGCGCTCGCGGCCTCGTTCGAGAGCCCCACGCCGCCGATGCCCGTCTTCGACCTCGATGCGAGCGAGCGACGCGCGCTCGCCGTGTACCTGCTCTCGCGGGAGACCGCGGAGCCGGGCCGCCCGGGGGATGCTCGTTAG
- the rplX gene encoding 50S ribosomal protein L24, protein MQRIRKGDLVQVITGGDWEKGDPPRRKQGRVLAVDALRGRVRVEGVRMQKRHLKPGRKGARQGGVLEQEGFVDISNVMLVDPKDGKPSRVRIEERDGARVRVFVRSGNVVPTPSHG, encoded by the coding sequence ATGCAGCGCATCAGGAAGGGCGACCTGGTCCAGGTCATCACGGGCGGCGACTGGGAGAAGGGCGACCCGCCGCGGCGGAAGCAGGGTCGCGTTCTCGCCGTCGACGCCCTCCGCGGGCGGGTTCGCGTCGAGGGGGTGCGCATGCAGAAGCGCCACCTCAAGCCCGGGCGCAAGGGCGCGCGACAGGGCGGCGTGCTCGAGCAGGAAGGCTTCGTCGACATCTCGAACGTGATGCTCGTCGATCCGAAGGACGGCAAGCCGTCGCGCGTGCGCATCGAGGAGCGCGACGGCGCCCGCGTGCGGGTGTTCGTTCGAAGCGGCAACGTCGTCCCCACGCCCAGCCACGGGTAA
- the rpmG gene encoding 50S ribosomal protein L33, whose translation MAKKGKREKIKLESSEGTGHFYTTSKNKTNTPHKLEFKKYDPVARKHVVYKEAKLK comes from the coding sequence ATGGCGAAGAAGGGCAAGCGCGAGAAGATCAAGCTCGAGTCGAGCGAGGGCACCGGCCACTTCTACACGACGAGCAAGAACAAGACGAACACGCCTCACAAGCTCGAGTTCAAGAAGTACGATCCGGTCGCGCGCAAGCACGTGGTCTACAAGGAAGCCAAGCTCAAGTAG
- a CDS encoding 4Fe-4S dicluster domain-containing protein, translating into MTWVITRLCRDCIDMACVEVCPVDCIVQHKNKGDADGFENQLYIDPEECINCGVCEPECPWEAIFEDEQVPDVFAEDVAENARIVEFRNDFVVPEREDADPPSPEQISANKEKWGYEA; encoded by the coding sequence ATGACCTGGGTGATCACCCGCCTGTGCCGCGACTGCATCGACATGGCATGCGTCGAGGTCTGCCCCGTCGACTGCATCGTCCAGCACAAGAACAAGGGCGACGCCGACGGCTTCGAGAACCAGCTCTACATCGATCCCGAGGAGTGCATCAACTGCGGCGTGTGCGAGCCGGAGTGCCCCTGGGAGGCGATCTTCGAGGACGAGCAGGTGCCGGACGTCTTTGCCGAGGACGTCGCGGAGAACGCGCGCATCGTCGAGTTCCGCAACGACTTCGTGGTCCCCGAGCGCGAGGACGCCGACCCGCCGTCTCCCGAGCAGATCTCCGCGAACAAGGAGAAGTGGGGCTACGAGGCCTAG
- a CDS encoding shikimate dehydrogenase, protein MAISAATSVCAIVLHPAGHTRSPAMHNTAFAAMGIDAVYVAFDVPPAALDGAIAGARALGIRQLAVSLPHKEAVLPLLDDVDETARAIGAVNTVTRVDGRLVGSNTDWLGAVRALERATSLAGAEAVVLGAGGTARAATFGLLERGARVTVLNRTPAKAEALARDLGAHDAGPLASLAGREFGVLVNTTSVGLGSDASPVPAGAHRRGSVVMDAVYQPARTRLLADAEAAGAIAVGGKWMLVLQAAEQIRLWTGRDAPLDAMAEAFDRAGTG, encoded by the coding sequence ATGGCCATCTCCGCAGCCACCTCCGTGTGCGCGATCGTGCTCCACCCGGCCGGACACACGCGCTCGCCGGCGATGCACAACACCGCCTTCGCGGCGATGGGGATCGACGCCGTCTACGTCGCCTTCGACGTGCCGCCGGCGGCGCTCGACGGCGCGATCGCGGGCGCGCGCGCGCTCGGGATCCGCCAGCTCGCCGTCTCGCTGCCCCACAAGGAAGCGGTGCTGCCGCTGCTCGACGACGTCGACGAGACCGCGCGCGCGATCGGCGCGGTCAACACGGTGACGCGCGTCGACGGGCGCCTCGTCGGGTCGAACACCGACTGGCTCGGCGCCGTGCGCGCGCTCGAACGCGCGACCTCACTCGCCGGGGCCGAGGCCGTGGTGCTCGGCGCGGGCGGCACCGCGCGCGCCGCGACGTTCGGCCTGCTCGAGCGCGGAGCGCGCGTCACGGTGCTGAACCGGACGCCCGCGAAGGCGGAGGCGCTCGCACGCGATCTCGGCGCGCACGACGCCGGCCCGCTCGCCTCGCTCGCGGGACGCGAGTTCGGCGTGCTCGTGAACACGACGAGCGTGGGTCTCGGGAGCGACGCATCGCCCGTTCCGGCCGGGGCGCACCGGCGTGGCTCCGTCGTGATGGACGCCGTCTACCAGCCCGCGCGCACGCGGCTCCTCGCCGACGCGGAGGCGGCCGGCGCGATCGCCGTCGGGGGCAAGTGGATGCTCGTGCTGCAGGCGGCCGAGCAGATCCGCCTGTGGACGGGCCGCGATGCGCCGCTCGACGCGATGGCCGAGGCGTTCGACCGGGCCGGGACCGGGTGA